A genomic segment from Actinomadura hallensis encodes:
- a CDS encoding DUF397 domain-containing protein codes for MDRLALRRATWRKSSRSKASSNCVEVAGLRSGVGIRDSKSPAGPTLTVTAAAWAAFVNVAKAGEHDLG; via the coding sequence ATGGACCGTCTGGCTCTCCGGCGCGCCACCTGGCGCAAGAGTTCCCGTAGCAAGGCGTCGAGCAACTGTGTGGAGGTCGCCGGCCTGCGGTCGGGCGTCGGAATCCGGGACAGCAAGTCGCCCGCGGGTCCGACGCTGACCGTCACCGCCGCCGCATGGGCGGCGTTCGTCAACGTCGCCAAGGCCGGCGAACACGATCTCGGCTGA
- a CDS encoding DUF3027 domain-containing protein, with protein MSPSRQSTTARSTVRSTAAGPPSGPARRTRTPAVDPACAEAVDLAREAAEETARPQPVGEHLGLRAEGDRVVTHYFECLDPAYKGWRWAVTVTRAARAKVVTVSECVLLPGEDALLAPEWVPWLERLRPGDLGPGDLLPTAPDDVRLAPGYTQVEEDGDRQALWEPGLGRVRVLSKEGRDRAAARWYDGVGGPRAPIAMSAPAQCSTCGFYVPLSGELRQIFGVCANEYAPDDGRVVSADHGCGAHSEAVSVPAVSEHGPPVVDEMGYEVVPTGGEDEANGDDEALGHS; from the coding sequence GTGAGCCCATCGCGTCAGTCCACCACCGCGCGTTCCACCGTCCGCTCCACCGCCGCTGGTCCCCCCTCCGGGCCGGCTCGCCGGACGCGCACGCCCGCGGTCGACCCCGCCTGCGCCGAGGCGGTCGACCTCGCCCGTGAGGCCGCGGAGGAGACCGCGCGACCCCAGCCCGTCGGCGAGCATCTCGGTCTCCGCGCCGAGGGCGACCGCGTGGTCACGCACTACTTCGAGTGCCTCGACCCCGCCTACAAGGGGTGGCGCTGGGCCGTCACCGTGACGCGGGCGGCGCGCGCCAAGGTCGTGACCGTCAGCGAGTGCGTCCTGCTGCCGGGCGAGGACGCCCTGCTCGCCCCGGAGTGGGTGCCGTGGCTGGAGCGGCTGCGTCCCGGCGACCTCGGCCCCGGCGACCTGCTGCCGACCGCGCCCGACGACGTCCGGCTCGCTCCCGGCTACACCCAGGTCGAGGAGGACGGCGACCGGCAGGCGCTGTGGGAGCCGGGGCTCGGGCGCGTCCGGGTGCTGTCGAAGGAGGGCCGCGACCGGGCCGCCGCCCGCTGGTACGACGGCGTCGGCGGGCCCCGCGCCCCCATCGCGATGTCCGCGCCCGCGCAGTGCTCCACCTGCGGGTTCTACGTCCCGCTGTCCGGGGAGCTGCGGCAGATCTTCGGTGTGTGCGCGAACGAGTACGCCCCCGACGACGGCCGCGTCGTGTCCGCCGACCACGGCTGCGGCGCGCACTCCGAGGCGGTCTCCGTTCCCGCGGTGTCCGAGCACGGCCCGCCGGTCGTGGACGAAATGGGCTACGAGGTCGTCCCCACCGGCGGTGAGGACGAAGCGAACGGGGACGACGAGGCCCTCGGCCACAGCTGA
- a CDS encoding VOC family protein translates to MACRISEFVLECRDPEALARFWCEVLDFVVLEREEDGGTVEAIEIGPREGFGGPQPTIVLSRNDDPKTHQLRLHFDVNATDRDQDAELERLLAIGARHADVGQTGQEPWYVLADPEGNEFCLLRTRLDPL, encoded by the coding sequence ATGGCATGCCGTATCAGCGAGTTCGTCCTCGAGTGCCGCGACCCGGAGGCGCTCGCTCGGTTCTGGTGCGAGGTCCTGGACTTCGTCGTCCTCGAACGCGAGGAGGACGGAGGGACCGTCGAGGCCATCGAGATCGGCCCGCGCGAGGGGTTCGGCGGACCGCAGCCCACGATCGTCCTCAGCCGCAACGACGATCCGAAGACCCATCAGCTGCGACTGCACTTCGACGTCAACGCCACCGACCGGGACCAGGACGCCGAACTCGAACGCCTCCTCGCCATCGGCGCCAGGCACGCCGACGTCGGCCAGACGGGGCAGGAGCCCTGGTACGTCCTCGCCGACCCGGAGGGCAACGAGTTCTGCCTGCTCAGAACCCGTCTCGACCCGCTCTGA
- a CDS encoding helicase-associated domain-containing protein: METYADWLRGRGDDELHALLSARPELLAPVPADLTALAARAATPAAISRALDRLDRFTLAVLEALLVVPAPAGPDALADAVGASPEQVAGALGTLRRHGLAWGNGTLCPAPGVRHGLPHPAGLGPPIREAFAGYPAERLADLVTDLQGKEPRGFPDAAALLRRLTELLEDPGPLIDDAGPEARAALDALTWGPPVGRVADARRPVRVGIADTPIERLLARGLLAAEDDRTVTLPREIALHLRGGRLFRDVPPEPPPLTPPPGGPRGEDAVVRAAAGEAATTVRLTEELLERWGLEPPPVLRSGGLAVRDLRAAAGFLDVPEWHAALLVEVAYAAGLLTRSGDLDGEWLPTPAYDLWLMRDTAGRWTELARGWLKSDRVAGLAGERDDRDRLINALSEAMVRSSAPSIRRAVLEILADAGPGAAVAEDALRARLAWLRPRRGGPARDRLVGWTLREAAALGVTGFGGLAPFARDLLAGDDPEPRLEKHLPDPVDEIVIQADLTAIAPGPLVTDLARELALAADVESTGGATVYRFTAESIRRALDAGRTAADVTELLTRHSATPLPQPLVYLIEDVARRHGHLRVGALSSYVRTDSPATLDEILADRRSEALRLHRLAPTVLASALQRTDLLDGLRAMGLAPVAEAPGGGVIVTRPDARRADPPPTAEIVRVRPEERTDAAMISAAVRALRAGDEASAHGAEQARLRAADALSGAPPRSPALATIERLREAVERGGRVWIGYLDQQGQASSRIVEPVRVEGGFLTGYDATRAAVHRFALHRITGVSEIADDPAP; this comes from the coding sequence ATGGAAACGTATGCGGACTGGTTGCGCGGGCGAGGCGACGACGAGCTTCACGCGCTGCTGTCCGCGCGTCCCGAGCTGCTCGCGCCCGTCCCCGCCGACCTGACCGCCCTCGCCGCCCGCGCCGCGACGCCCGCCGCGATCTCCCGCGCCCTCGACCGGCTCGACCGCTTCACGCTCGCCGTCCTCGAGGCCCTGCTCGTCGTCCCCGCCCCCGCCGGCCCCGACGCGCTCGCCGACGCCGTCGGCGCCTCCCCCGAGCAGGTCGCCGGCGCACTCGGAACGCTCCGGCGGCACGGGCTCGCCTGGGGGAACGGGACGCTCTGCCCGGCGCCCGGCGTCCGGCACGGCCTGCCGCACCCCGCGGGCCTCGGCCCGCCGATCCGGGAGGCGTTCGCCGGATACCCCGCCGAACGGCTCGCCGACCTGGTCACCGACCTGCAGGGAAAGGAGCCCCGCGGGTTCCCCGACGCCGCGGCCCTCCTGCGGCGCCTCACCGAACTCCTGGAGGACCCCGGCCCCCTCATCGACGACGCCGGGCCGGAGGCGCGGGCCGCCCTCGACGCCCTGACGTGGGGCCCGCCGGTCGGGCGGGTCGCCGACGCGCGCCGCCCCGTCCGGGTCGGCATCGCCGACACCCCGATCGAGCGGCTCCTCGCCCGCGGCCTCCTCGCCGCCGAGGACGACCGCACCGTCACCCTCCCCCGCGAGATCGCACTGCACCTGCGCGGCGGGCGCCTGTTCCGCGACGTCCCGCCCGAGCCGCCGCCGCTCACCCCGCCGCCGGGCGGGCCGCGCGGCGAGGACGCCGTGGTGCGCGCCGCGGCGGGCGAGGCGGCGACCACGGTCCGGCTCACCGAGGAGCTGCTGGAGCGCTGGGGGCTGGAACCGCCGCCCGTCCTGCGCAGCGGCGGCCTCGCCGTCCGCGACCTGCGCGCCGCGGCCGGGTTCCTGGACGTCCCCGAATGGCACGCCGCGCTGCTCGTCGAGGTCGCGTACGCGGCCGGGCTGCTGACCCGCAGCGGCGACCTCGACGGCGAATGGCTGCCCACCCCCGCCTACGACCTGTGGCTCATGCGCGACACCGCGGGCCGCTGGACCGAGCTCGCCCGCGGCTGGCTGAAGTCCGACCGCGTCGCCGGGCTCGCCGGGGAGCGCGACGACCGCGACCGGCTCATCAACGCGCTGAGCGAGGCGATGGTGCGCAGCAGCGCGCCGTCCATCCGCCGGGCCGTGCTGGAGATCCTCGCCGACGCCGGGCCGGGCGCCGCCGTCGCCGAGGACGCCCTGCGCGCCCGCCTCGCGTGGCTGCGGCCCCGCCGCGGCGGGCCGGCCCGCGACCGGCTCGTCGGCTGGACGCTGCGCGAGGCCGCCGCCCTCGGCGTCACCGGCTTCGGGGGGCTCGCCCCGTTCGCCCGCGACCTGCTCGCCGGCGACGACCCCGAGCCGCGGCTGGAGAAGCACCTGCCCGACCCGGTCGACGAGATCGTCATCCAGGCCGACCTCACCGCGATCGCGCCGGGCCCGCTGGTCACCGACCTCGCCCGCGAGCTCGCCCTCGCCGCCGACGTCGAGTCCACCGGCGGCGCCACCGTGTACCGCTTCACGGCCGAGTCGATCCGCCGCGCGCTGGACGCCGGGCGCACCGCCGCCGACGTCACCGAGCTGCTGACCCGGCACTCGGCGACGCCGCTGCCGCAGCCGCTCGTCTACCTGATCGAGGACGTCGCGCGCCGGCACGGCCACCTGCGCGTCGGGGCCCTGTCCTCCTACGTCCGCACCGACTCGCCCGCCACGCTGGACGAGATCCTCGCCGACCGCCGCTCGGAGGCGCTGCGGCTGCACCGTCTCGCCCCCACCGTCCTCGCGTCCGCGCTGCAGCGCACCGACCTGCTCGACGGGCTCCGCGCGATGGGCCTGGCGCCCGTCGCCGAGGCGCCCGGCGGAGGCGTGATCGTGACCCGGCCGGACGCGCGGCGCGCCGATCCCCCGCCGACCGCCGAGATCGTCCGGGTCCGGCCGGAGGAGCGCACCGACGCCGCCATGATCTCCGCGGCCGTCCGCGCCCTGCGGGCCGGGGACGAGGCGTCCGCGCACGGCGCCGAGCAGGCCCGGCTCCGCGCCGCCGACGCCCTGTCCGGCGCGCCTCCCCGGTCCCCTGCGCTGGCCACCATCGAGCGTCTCCGCGAGGCCGTCGAACGCGGCGGGCGGGTCTGGATCGGGTACCTCGACCAGCAGGGACAGGCGTCCAGCCGCATCGTGGAACCCGTCCGCGTCGAGGGCGGCTTCCTCACCGGCTACGACGCCACCCGCGCCGCCGTCCACCGCTTCGCCCTGCACCGCATCACCGGTGTGTCCGAGATCGCCGACGACCCCGCCCCGTGA
- a CDS encoding HAD family hydrolase produces MSTLDPPRSSDTALAIGFDLDLTLADTRSGIAAVYSALAAETGVPIDTDQVVRRIGPPLEVELGYWFPEDEVPAMAARYREIYAGIAIPATVLMPGAADALDAVRANRGKVVVVSGKNQADTERTVAHLGLDVDAVVGGVFGAGKGVALREHGAAAYVGDHTGDVDAARAASATAVGVATGPFDAEALAAYGADVVLPDLLAFPDWLKSFAAVP; encoded by the coding sequence GTGTCCACCCTTGATCCCCCGCGGTCCTCCGACACCGCCCTCGCCATCGGCTTCGACCTCGACCTGACCCTGGCCGACACCCGGTCCGGCATCGCCGCCGTGTACTCCGCCCTGGCCGCGGAGACCGGCGTGCCGATCGACACGGACCAGGTCGTCCGCCGTATCGGCCCTCCGCTGGAGGTGGAGCTCGGGTACTGGTTCCCGGAGGACGAGGTCCCCGCGATGGCGGCGCGCTACAGAGAGATCTACGCCGGCATCGCGATCCCGGCGACCGTCCTCATGCCGGGGGCGGCCGACGCGCTGGACGCGGTGCGCGCGAACCGCGGGAAGGTGGTGGTCGTGTCGGGCAAGAACCAGGCCGACACCGAGCGGACCGTCGCCCACCTCGGGCTCGACGTGGACGCGGTGGTCGGCGGGGTGTTCGGGGCGGGCAAGGGCGTCGCCCTGCGCGAGCACGGCGCGGCGGCCTACGTCGGAGACCACACGGGCGACGTGGACGCCGCCCGGGCAGCGTCGGCGACGGCGGTGGGGGTCGCGACGGGCCCGTTCGACGCGGAGGCGCTCGCCGCGTACGGGGCGGACGTCGTCCTGCCGGACCTGCTGGCCTTTCCCGACTGGCTGAAGTCGTTCGCGGCGGTCCCGTGA
- a CDS encoding cold-shock protein, producing the protein MPTGKVKWYDSDKGFGFLTRDDGGEVFVHSSALPSGVATLRPGQRVEFGVVEGRRGQQALQVQVLESLPSVEKTIAKQRRKKPDEMVVITEDLIKLLDGISNTYRRGKHPSSAEAKKIATVLRAVADDLAP; encoded by the coding sequence GTGCCGACTGGCAAGGTCAAGTGGTACGACTCCGACAAGGGGTTCGGCTTCCTCACGCGTGACGACGGCGGTGAGGTCTTCGTGCATTCCTCGGCGCTGCCGAGCGGGGTCGCGACGCTCAGGCCCGGCCAGCGCGTCGAGTTCGGTGTGGTCGAGGGGCGCAGGGGCCAGCAGGCGCTCCAGGTCCAGGTCCTGGAGTCGCTGCCGTCGGTCGAGAAGACCATCGCCAAGCAGCGGCGCAAGAAGCCGGACGAGATGGTCGTCATCACCGAGGACCTCATCAAGCTCCTCGACGGGATATCCAACACCTACCGGCGCGGCAAGCACCCGTCCTCGGCGGAGGCCAAGAAGATCGCCACCGTGCTCCGGGCGGTCGCCGACGACCTGGCCCCCTGA
- a CDS encoding DUF4190 domain-containing protein gives MSGYGGSPPPGWQDPYGGSQGWGGDPYAADPYAAGYGYGPPGMPTKPPNNGSTVAALVCNIVSVVLCCGVLSIPGVVTSAIAMGRMHSDPESARRLTTWSWVLFGISVVLGLIVIVIYVVAVVYAESNGYDSTY, from the coding sequence GTGAGCGGATACGGAGGGAGCCCGCCGCCCGGCTGGCAGGACCCGTACGGCGGATCGCAGGGCTGGGGCGGGGACCCCTACGCGGCGGACCCGTACGCCGCGGGCTACGGCTACGGACCCCCCGGAATGCCGACGAAGCCCCCGAACAACGGGTCCACCGTCGCCGCGCTCGTCTGCAACATCGTCAGCGTGGTGCTGTGCTGCGGCGTCCTCTCCATCCCCGGAGTGGTCACCTCCGCCATCGCGATGGGCCGGATGCATTCCGACCCGGAGTCCGCGCGGAGGCTCACCACCTGGAGCTGGGTGCTGTTCGGCATCTCGGTCGTCCTCGGCCTCATCGTCATCGTCATCTACGTCGTCGCGGTCGTCTACGCCGAGTCGAACGGCTACGATTCCACCTACTGA
- a CDS encoding DNA repair helicase XPB, with product MTDGPLIVQSDKTLLLEVDHPLADACRKEIAPFAELERAPEHVHTYRVTPLALWNARAAGHDAEQVVDTLLRYSRYPVPHALLVDVADTMARYGRLRLEKHPAHGLVLASSDRSVLEEVLRAKKIKGMIGERVGDDTVAVHPSERGALKQALLKLGWPAEDLAGYVDGEAHQISLVEDGWELRSYQREAAEAFWHGGSGVVVLPCGAGKTIVGAAAMARAQATTLILVTNTVSAHQWKQELVRRTSLTEDEIGEYTGAKKEIRPVTIATYQIMTTRRKGAYTHLELFDARDWGLVVYDEVHLLPAPIFRMTADLQARRRLGLTATLVREDGREGDVFSLIGPKRYDAPWKDMEAQGWIAPADCVEVRVTLTDSERLAYATAEPEERYRFCATTDTKTKLVKALVDRHRGEQTLVIGQYIDQLDELGALLDAPVIKGETRVRERERLFDAFRSGEIDVLVVSKVANFSIDLPEASVAVQVSGAFGSRQEEAQRLGRLLRPKASGHGARFYAVVARDTLDQDYAAHRQRFLAEQGYAYRIVDADKVLAGEEI from the coding sequence TTGACCGACGGTCCGCTCATCGTCCAGTCCGACAAGACGCTGCTGCTGGAGGTCGACCACCCGCTGGCCGACGCCTGCCGCAAGGAGATCGCCCCGTTCGCCGAACTCGAACGGGCGCCCGAGCACGTCCACACCTACCGCGTGACGCCGCTCGCCCTGTGGAACGCCCGCGCCGCCGGGCACGACGCCGAGCAGGTCGTCGACACGCTGCTGCGGTACTCCCGCTACCCCGTGCCGCACGCCCTGCTCGTGGACGTCGCCGACACCATGGCCCGGTACGGGCGGCTGCGGCTGGAGAAGCACCCGGCGCACGGGCTCGTGCTGGCGTCCTCCGACCGGTCGGTGCTGGAGGAGGTGCTGCGCGCCAAGAAGATCAAGGGGATGATCGGCGAACGGGTCGGCGACGACACCGTCGCCGTCCACCCGAGCGAGCGCGGCGCCCTCAAGCAGGCGCTGCTCAAGCTCGGCTGGCCCGCCGAGGACCTCGCCGGCTACGTCGACGGGGAGGCCCACCAGATCTCCCTCGTCGAGGACGGCTGGGAGCTGCGCTCCTACCAGCGGGAGGCCGCGGAGGCGTTCTGGCACGGCGGCTCCGGGGTCGTCGTGCTGCCCTGCGGCGCCGGCAAGACCATCGTCGGCGCCGCCGCCATGGCCCGCGCGCAGGCGACCACGCTGATCCTCGTCACCAACACCGTCTCGGCGCACCAGTGGAAGCAGGAGCTCGTCCGGCGCACGTCCCTCACCGAGGACGAGATCGGCGAGTACACCGGCGCGAAGAAGGAGATCCGGCCCGTCACGATCGCCACGTACCAGATCATGACGACGCGCCGGAAGGGCGCCTACACCCACCTCGAACTCTTCGACGCCCGCGACTGGGGCCTCGTCGTCTACGACGAGGTGCACCTGCTGCCCGCGCCGATCTTCCGCATGACCGCCGACCTGCAGGCCCGCCGCCGCCTCGGCCTCACCGCCACCCTCGTCCGCGAGGACGGCCGCGAGGGCGACGTGTTCTCCCTCATCGGCCCGAAGCGCTACGACGCGCCGTGGAAGGACATGGAGGCCCAGGGGTGGATCGCCCCGGCCGACTGCGTCGAGGTCCGCGTCACCCTCACCGACTCCGAACGCCTCGCCTACGCGACCGCCGAGCCCGAGGAGCGCTACCGCTTCTGCGCCACCACCGACACCAAGACGAAGCTCGTCAAGGCGCTGGTGGACCGGCACCGCGGCGAGCAGACCCTCGTCATCGGCCAGTACATCGACCAGCTGGACGAACTCGGAGCGCTGCTGGACGCGCCCGTCATCAAGGGCGAGACCCGCGTCCGCGAACGGGAGCGGCTCTTCGACGCGTTCCGCTCCGGGGAGATCGACGTGCTGGTCGTCTCCAAGGTCGCGAACTTCTCCATCGACCTTCCGGAGGCGTCCGTCGCCGTCCAGGTCTCCGGCGCGTTCGGGTCCCGCCAGGAGGAGGCGCAGCGCCTCGGGCGTCTGCTGCGCCCCAAGGCGTCCGGCCACGGCGCCCGCTTCTACGCCGTCGTCGCCCGCGACACGCTCGACCAGGACTACGCGGCCCACCGCCAGCGCTTCCTGGCCGAACAGGGCTACGCCTACCGCATCGTCGACGCGGACAAGGTCCTGGCGGGCGAGGAGATCTGA
- a CDS encoding GNAT family N-acetyltransferase produces MFMSPRKAADGAFLPEDFVVPTLVAGPRFQIRPITVHDVVKDYGAVIGSLDRLAGRFGPEWGWPDREFTFEQALIDVAWLQKQGQLRRSFSYVVITPDGERQLGRIHVAPSDDPDADAVVVFWVRADEENSALEKELEEFVREWVTTAWPFETVRFPGRD; encoded by the coding sequence ATGTTCATGTCTCCGCGGAAGGCGGCCGACGGAGCCTTCCTGCCCGAGGACTTCGTGGTCCCCACGCTGGTGGCCGGTCCCCGGTTCCAGATCCGCCCGATCACCGTGCACGACGTGGTCAAGGACTACGGCGCCGTGATCGGCAGCCTGGACCGGCTCGCCGGGCGGTTCGGGCCCGAGTGGGGATGGCCGGACCGCGAGTTCACCTTCGAGCAGGCCCTGATCGACGTCGCGTGGCTGCAGAAGCAGGGGCAGCTCCGGCGCTCGTTCAGCTACGTCGTGATCACGCCGGACGGGGAGCGGCAGCTCGGCCGCATCCACGTCGCGCCGTCCGACGACCCGGACGCCGACGCGGTCGTGGTGTTCTGGGTCCGCGCCGACGAGGAGAACTCCGCCCTGGAGAAGGAGCTGGAGGAGTTCGTCCGGGAGTGGGTCACGACCGCCTGGCCGTTCGAGACGGTCCGCTTCCCCGGACGGGACTGA
- a CDS encoding TetR/AcrR family transcriptional regulator: MTTSTRDRIVAESLRLFADRGYAATSVAEIEAAAGLSPGAGGLYRHFRSKEEVLASAIREHIERTRKQISEVLDQATVYEDRPLEVRLRMTCQAGLAKMREEQDLIRVLFRDLDQFPHLVAEMREGIVNPLYDGIATWLSSQPEFEGADEDWAAIASILGGAVVNYWLANESMYEPPKRIDEKRFVEGWARLGLGLMHLDRTPAT; this comes from the coding sequence ATGACGACATCTACGCGCGATCGGATCGTGGCCGAGTCGCTCCGACTCTTCGCCGACCGCGGCTACGCCGCGACCTCGGTCGCCGAGATAGAGGCGGCCGCGGGGCTGTCGCCGGGCGCGGGCGGGCTCTACCGCCACTTCAGGTCCAAGGAGGAGGTCCTCGCCTCCGCCATCCGCGAGCACATCGAGCGGACCCGCAAGCAGATCAGCGAGGTCCTCGACCAGGCGACCGTCTACGAGGACCGGCCGCTGGAGGTCCGGCTGAGGATGACGTGCCAGGCCGGGCTGGCCAAGATGCGCGAGGAGCAGGACCTCATCCGGGTGCTGTTCCGTGACCTCGACCAGTTCCCCCACCTCGTCGCCGAGATGCGCGAGGGCATCGTCAACCCGCTGTACGACGGGATAGCGACCTGGCTGTCCTCGCAGCCCGAGTTCGAGGGCGCCGACGAGGACTGGGCCGCCATCGCCTCGATCCTCGGCGGCGCGGTCGTGAACTACTGGCTGGCGAACGAGTCGATGTACGAGCCGCCGAAGCGCATCGACGAGAAGCGGTTCGTGGAGGGCTGGGCGCGGCTCGGACTCGGGCTGATGCACCTGGACCGCACCCCCGCCACCTGA
- a CDS encoding MFS transporter — protein sequence MGDRTRFGRAARAGAGGTARALRRARAVALGTGRLTRRVTHAQGAGRSGLGSLIESSAFNSAGDAMVTVALAGTLFFGLDVNQARGQVALYLIVTMAPFALVAPLIGPALDRARHVRRYALASTFVMRALLCWGMASALPHGDQVTFLPAAFGVLVLSKAFGVLRAAVTPRVLPGEITLVTANARCAFAGLIAASVTAPVAAGLAALIGPGWVLRIGTVVFMLGVVFTLRLPRAVDVPDAELSPETGPSRETELPRPEPAPEPDTERGSERGTGSEPAPEPAGHWRTLPRVGPVVAEAMQANAVLRAFSGFLIIYLAFLLRQERFEPVSHHVALGLLAACAGAGGLAGTALGAWMKARAPRPIVMATLVSVTAVTAAAAAFFGLGAALAVATAAGLGQVLGKLSMDAVVQREIGEEMRSSTFAVSETLHQLSWVVGGLLGLGMSIVADGRVALALVAAALAVSLGLLLTRRSGSGHRRHRARRAKTIKHVHPEMRS from the coding sequence ATGGGTGACCGGACACGGTTCGGGCGGGCCGCCCGGGCCGGCGCCGGCGGGACGGCGCGGGCGCTGCGCCGCGCCCGCGCGGTCGCGCTGGGCACCGGCCGGCTGACCCGCCGCGTCACCCACGCCCAGGGCGCGGGACGCAGCGGCCTCGGCAGCCTGATCGAGTCGTCGGCGTTCAACTCCGCCGGCGACGCGATGGTCACCGTCGCCCTCGCCGGGACGCTGTTCTTCGGCCTGGACGTCAACCAGGCGCGCGGCCAGGTGGCCCTCTACCTCATCGTCACGATGGCACCGTTCGCGCTGGTCGCGCCGCTGATCGGCCCGGCGCTGGACCGGGCGCGGCACGTCCGCCGGTACGCGCTCGCGAGCACGTTCGTCATGCGCGCGCTGCTGTGCTGGGGGATGGCGAGCGCGCTCCCGCACGGCGACCAGGTCACGTTCCTGCCCGCCGCGTTCGGCGTGCTGGTGCTGTCCAAGGCGTTCGGGGTGCTGCGGGCGGCGGTGACGCCGCGCGTCCTGCCCGGGGAGATCACGCTGGTGACGGCGAACGCGCGGTGCGCGTTCGCGGGGCTGATCGCCGCGTCGGTCACCGCGCCGGTCGCGGCGGGCCTCGCGGCGCTCATCGGTCCCGGCTGGGTGCTGCGCATCGGCACCGTCGTGTTCATGCTCGGCGTCGTGTTCACCCTGCGGCTGCCCCGCGCGGTGGACGTCCCGGACGCCGAGCTCTCGCCGGAGACCGGGCCTTCACGGGAGACCGAGCTGCCCCGGCCGGAACCGGCCCCCGAGCCGGACACGGAGCGGGGCTCCGAGCGGGGCACAGGCTCAGAGCCGGCTCCGGAACCGGCCGGGCACTGGCGGACGCTGCCGCGCGTCGGGCCGGTCGTGGCGGAGGCGATGCAGGCGAACGCGGTGCTGCGCGCGTTCTCCGGCTTCCTGATCATCTACCTGGCGTTCCTGCTCCGCCAGGAGCGGTTCGAGCCGGTGTCCCACCATGTGGCGCTGGGGCTGCTCGCGGCGTGCGCCGGGGCGGGCGGCCTCGCCGGGACGGCGCTCGGGGCCTGGATGAAGGCGCGGGCGCCGCGGCCGATCGTCATGGCGACGCTGGTGTCCGTCACCGCCGTCACCGCCGCCGCCGCGGCGTTCTTCGGGCTGGGGGCGGCGCTGGCGGTGGCGACCGCGGCGGGCCTCGGGCAGGTCCTCGGGAAGCTGTCCATGGACGCGGTGGTGCAGCGCGAGATCGGCGAGGAGATGCGCTCGTCGACGTTCGCGGTGTCCGAGACCCTGCACCAGCTGTCCTGGGTGGTCGGCGGGCTGCTCGGCCTCGGCATGTCGATCGTCGCGGACGGGCGGGTCGCGCTGGCCCTCGTCGCCGCCGCGCTCGCAGTGTCGCTGGGGCTGCTGCTGACGCGGCGGTCCGGTTCCGGTCACCGGCGGCACCGCGCCCGCCGCGCCAAGACGATCAAGCACGTGCATCCGGAGATGCGCTCATGA